One Pyrofollis japonicus DNA window includes the following coding sequences:
- a CDS encoding HesA/MoeB/ThiF family protein encodes MSSTTNVEGLASYELKRYSRQLPLLGEEGQRKLRNTKVLVAGVGGLGSIEAIYLAAAGVGKIVLVDKDVVEPSNLNRQILHWTDDIGKAKPLSAAEKLKKLNPNVEVEAITAEITRENVEELLRGVDIVIDGLDNWETRFIIDEAAYRLGKPYVHAGIYGFQGQVTVIVPSETSCLRCLLPPKLRTPQQQIPALGSVVGIVGSIAATELIKLVTGIGEVAKGKMIVVDAYSMEVLKVELTPRKNCTC; translated from the coding sequence ATGAGCTCGACGACTAATGTAGAAGGCTTAGCTTCATATGAGTTAAAGAGATATTCAAGGCAATTGCCATTACTTGGTGAGGAGGGGCAGAGAAAGCTCCGCAATACGAAGGTACTTGTGGCCGGTGTGGGTGGTCTCGGATCGATTGAGGCGATATACCTTGCAGCGGCAGGTGTTGGAAAAATAGTGCTTGTTGACAAGGATGTTGTTGAGCCGAGCAATCTTAACAGGCAAATACTTCACTGGACAGATGACATCGGGAAGGCTAAGCCGCTCTCGGCTGCAGAGAAGCTAAAAAAGCTGAACCCTAATGTCGAAGTAGAGGCAATAACTGCGGAGATTACTAGAGAGAATGTAGAGGAACTGCTAAGAGGCGTTGACATAGTCATTGACGGACTCGATAACTGGGAGACCAGGTTCATTATAGACGAAGCTGCCTATAGGCTCGGGAAGCCATATGTCCATGCCGGGATATATGGTTTCCAGGGCCAGGTCACAGTGATAGTTCCTAGTGAAACATCTTGTCTGCGTTGTTTGCTTCCGCCAAAGCTTCGGACGCCGCAGCAACAAATCCCGGCACTTGGCTCCGTAGTCGGAATTGTTGGATCAATAGCTGCAACGGAGCTCATAAAACTTGTTACGGGTATCGGCGAAGTAGCTAAGGGGAAAATGATAGTTGTTGATGCTTACTCCATGGAGGTGCTTAAGGTAGAGCTTACTCCGAGGAAGAACTGTACATGTTGA
- the psmA gene encoding archaeal proteasome endopeptidase complex subunit alpha, with protein sequence MSFPAPPAMMGYDRTTAMFSPDGRLFQVEYAMEAAKRGWTMVGVRVPEGAVIVAEKRKTSPLIDLEHLEKVYMVDEHVGAGFVGFGSDGRVLIDYARQLAVQYKFVYGEKIPVEYLTRQICDLMQIYTQHGGVRPFGITLMIIGVDEAGPKLFVAEPSGQYISYKAYGLGQGGSQAIEVLQREYRDDMSLEEAMLLGIKAVASAMEGKPSVETLEIGLVETSTGKFRKLTKEELQKLLEKLGV encoded by the coding sequence ATGTCATTCCCCGCACCACCTGCAATGATGGGATATGACCGTACTACTGCAATGTTTTCGCCAGACGGCAGGCTATTCCAAGTAGAATACGCGATGGAGGCCGCAAAGCGCGGCTGGACAATGGTTGGAGTAAGGGTTCCCGAAGGCGCAGTAATTGTTGCTGAGAAAAGAAAGACATCCCCGCTTATAGACTTAGAGCACTTGGAAAAAGTATACATGGTTGACGAGCACGTTGGAGCAGGATTTGTAGGCTTTGGCAGCGACGGTAGAGTGTTAATAGACTATGCTAGACAGCTCGCTGTTCAATACAAGTTCGTCTATGGCGAAAAAATACCCGTCGAGTATCTTACGCGGCAAATATGCGACCTTATGCAGATCTATACACAGCATGGCGGTGTAAGGCCTTTCGGCATTACACTCATGATAATAGGTGTTGATGAGGCTGGGCCCAAGCTATTCGTTGCTGAGCCAAGCGGCCAGTACATAAGCTACAAAGCATATGGCCTCGGCCAGGGCGGGTCACAAGCAATAGAAGTTCTTCAAAGAGAATACAGAGATGATATGAGCCTTGAAGAGGCAATGCTCCTAGGCATAAAGGCAGTTGCGTCCGCGATGGAGGGTAAGCCGAGCGTGGAGACGCTAGAAATAGGCTTAGTTGAGACATCGACCGGGAAGTTCCGGAAATTAACAAAAGAGGAGCTTCAGAAACTTCTAGAAAAACTCGGTGTCTAG
- the rrp4 gene encoding exosome complex RNA-binding protein Rrp4, whose translation MAKIYVSPRSIVVPGDLIAEGDDVEADSVYIERRGKRFYATITGLVSVEQVDDKYKISIIPLEGAYIPKAGDIVIGLVEDIGLTHWEVDISSPYKGILTVQEALEKPFNPVTDSLKRYLDVGDYIVAKVIAFDRARDPLLTIKGKGLGRVTEGSIVEIKPSRVARVIGKKGSMVNMLMQETGCNILVGQNGRILINCPNKDIEEILVLSIKKIEAEAHTTGLTERVREFIRKEREKRGV comes from the coding sequence TTGGCAAAGATATATGTTAGTCCGCGATCAATAGTGGTTCCAGGAGACCTAATAGCTGAAGGCGATGACGTAGAGGCTGACTCGGTCTATATCGAGAGGAGAGGAAAGCGCTTTTATGCAACAATAACTGGGCTTGTTAGCGTAGAGCAAGTAGACGATAAGTACAAGATATCAATAATACCTCTCGAGGGAGCCTACATACCGAAAGCCGGTGACATAGTAATCGGGCTAGTGGAGGATATAGGTCTGACACACTGGGAAGTAGATATATCGTCACCGTATAAGGGAATATTGACTGTGCAAGAGGCGCTAGAGAAACCATTCAACCCGGTAACTGATAGTCTAAAACGTTATCTTGATGTAGGTGACTACATCGTAGCAAAAGTAATAGCCTTCGACCGGGCACGTGATCCTCTACTCACGATAAAGGGCAAGGGTCTTGGGCGAGTAACCGAGGGCTCAATCGTCGAGATAAAGCCAAGCAGAGTTGCAAGAGTTATTGGTAAGAAGGGCTCCATGGTAAACATGTTGATGCAAGAAACAGGGTGCAATATACTCGTCGGGCAAAACGGGAGAATACTGATAAATTGCCCGAATAAAGATATTGAGGAGATACTTGTCTTGTCGATTAAGAAAATAGAAGCAGAAGCACATACAACAGGCCTAACAGAGAGAGTAAGGGAGTTTATCCGCAAAGAGAGGGAGAAGAGAGGGGTCTAA
- a CDS encoding ribosome assembly factor SBDS, with the protein MPRKSKGEHEPVVARLEIAGKRFEVLVNPDLAFEYKRGKEVNLEDLVISDAIYTDLRRGLRASPELLRKVFGTDDVVKIAAIIVKRGELQLTAEQRRALIEAKKKQIINYIARNAIDPRTKLPIPPARIEAAMEQARVGIDLYKSVEEQVPQIVRAISRIIPIKIARALLKITVPPEHAGRVSALLPKLGEVKHMDWKTDGSLIAEIEVPAGLQQEVIDKLSKATQGSVEVKVVGVV; encoded by the coding sequence ATGCCGCGCAAGAGTAAGGGTGAACATGAACCAGTTGTAGCGCGCTTAGAGATTGCTGGTAAACGTTTTGAAGTTCTCGTTAACCCCGACCTCGCTTTTGAGTATAAGAGGGGCAAAGAAGTAAACCTAGAGGACCTAGTCATAAGCGACGCGATTTATACTGATCTTCGCCGCGGCCTTCGTGCATCGCCCGAGCTTCTCCGCAAGGTCTTTGGTACTGACGACGTAGTAAAGATAGCCGCTATTATTGTAAAGCGTGGAGAGCTTCAGCTCACGGCGGAGCAGCGAAGGGCCCTTATAGAGGCTAAGAAGAAGCAGATAATCAACTATATAGCAAGGAATGCAATTGATCCGCGCACGAAGCTGCCTATACCTCCTGCGAGAATCGAGGCAGCAATGGAGCAGGCGCGAGTAGGTATAGATCTTTACAAGAGTGTTGAAGAGCAGGTGCCGCAGATAGTTCGCGCAATTAGCCGCATAATTCCGATAAAGATTGCAAGGGCTTTGTTGAAGATAACGGTTCCGCCAGAGCATGCAGGCAGGGTTTCTGCTCTTCTACCAAAGCTTGGTGAAGTAAAGCATATGGATTGGAAGACTGATGGCAGTCTTATTGCAGAGATAGAGGTTCCTGCTGGATTACAGCAAGAAGTTATAGACAAGCTGAGCAAGGCTACACAGGGTAGTGTGGAGGTAAAAGTAGTAGGCGTGGTGTAG
- a CDS encoding tRNA sulfurtransferase: protein MQRKVFYAALAGEIVLKSDRVRRRFEKRLLSNLLSAFKKYGVQCTSPKIEWARVIAACKEDRDYTMAISAATHTFGIHGATTAYEITYENLSDLALRVRDIAADWVKGKKFAVRARRSGVEGFTSLDVAREVGAALYNYSAGVDLDNPEVEVFVEVRGRKAYVHRGFVKGPGGLPIGVEGRAIALFSGGLDSPVAAWMAAKRGIEVDLLHFILASTASVSDALRVGSRLAKDWLHGYSPKLYVVDFRLVTEAIRSSVRRDYAQVVLRLAMFDASQLFAEKLGYHAIYTGESVGQVSSQTLRNIYAIAKALPLYMPLLRPLAGLDKEEIMDIGRRIGIYEEAAKTKEYCRLGEGPVTTAADPVILHNEYNKIRDIVAKTVEDYTEYNLLD from the coding sequence ATGCAGCGTAAGGTGTTTTATGCTGCTCTTGCTGGCGAAATTGTCCTAAAGTCTGACCGTGTAAGACGTCGCTTTGAGAAGAGATTGTTGTCAAATCTCTTGAGCGCTTTCAAGAAATATGGTGTGCAATGTACTAGTCCTAAAATAGAGTGGGCTAGGGTAATTGCGGCATGCAAGGAAGATAGAGACTATACTATGGCAATTTCCGCCGCAACACACACATTCGGGATTCATGGAGCGACCACCGCCTATGAAATAACGTACGAGAATCTTAGTGACTTAGCACTCAGGGTCCGTGATATCGCTGCTGATTGGGTTAAGGGGAAAAAGTTCGCGGTACGTGCCAGGCGCAGCGGAGTTGAGGGTTTCACTAGCCTTGATGTTGCCCGTGAGGTTGGTGCAGCGCTTTACAACTACTCGGCTGGAGTAGATCTAGACAATCCCGAGGTAGAAGTCTTCGTAGAGGTTCGTGGAAGAAAAGCATACGTTCATAGAGGCTTCGTGAAAGGGCCAGGTGGCTTACCAATAGGTGTAGAGGGCAGGGCCATTGCACTCTTCTCGGGTGGCTTAGACTCACCTGTCGCTGCATGGATGGCTGCTAAAAGAGGAATAGAGGTAGACCTTCTCCACTTTATACTAGCATCTACGGCGTCAGTTAGCGATGCTCTAAGGGTTGGGTCCAGACTCGCAAAAGACTGGCTTCATGGATATAGTCCAAAGCTCTATGTAGTTGATTTCAGACTTGTGACAGAAGCCATAAGGAGTAGTGTGAGAAGAGATTATGCTCAAGTTGTCCTTAGATTGGCGATGTTTGATGCATCGCAGCTCTTCGCGGAGAAACTAGGGTATCATGCAATCTATACCGGTGAGAGTGTAGGCCAAGTCTCTAGCCAAACGCTCAGAAACATCTATGCGATAGCTAAAGCCCTACCTCTTTATATGCCGCTCCTAAGGCCGCTCGCAGGCCTAGACAAAGAAGAGATAATGGATATTGGACGGCGTATAGGTATCTACGAAGAAGCAGCTAAGACAAAAGAATATTGCAGGCTAGGCGAAGGACCCGTAACCACTGCAGCTGACCCAGTTATTCTACATAACGAGTACAATAAGATAAGAGATATTGTTGCTAAGACCGTTGAAGACTACACAGAGTATAATCTGCTTGATTAG